One window of the Granulicella arctica genome contains the following:
- a CDS encoding ArdC family protein, translating to MNTTQPTTNETSNIATLPATPKPQTSREVIQANVQLLIEQLEAGHSEGLTAYLTAMGRFHNYSFGNILEIARQRPNAARVAGLYAWNQLGRKVMKGQKGIRILAPMIGARKKKDTEANKSKDPAAVNAPVLVGFRAVYVFDVSQTEGAPLPEFTERTKGEVGQYRERLINCTIDQGIQLEFKDSIAPALGMSYGGKIAILPGQEPAEEFSTLVHELAHEMLHKAERRTATTKTVRETEAEAIAFVVSQTIGLDAGLASADYIQLYHGNAALLTESLEVIQRTAALILSALETKEEAEQPEAAPATEQPNTDTVLAEVA from the coding sequence ATGAACACCACTCAGCCCACCACGAACGAAACCAGCAACATCGCCACCCTTCCCGCAACCCCCAAGCCTCAGACTTCCCGCGAAGTCATCCAGGCCAATGTGCAGCTTCTCATCGAGCAGTTGGAAGCGGGACACAGCGAAGGCCTCACCGCCTACCTCACCGCGATGGGCCGATTCCACAACTACAGCTTCGGGAACATTCTGGAGATTGCACGGCAGAGGCCAAATGCAGCCCGCGTTGCAGGTCTGTATGCGTGGAACCAACTTGGACGCAAGGTGATGAAGGGCCAGAAGGGAATCCGCATTCTTGCCCCAATGATTGGAGCCCGCAAGAAGAAGGACACCGAGGCTAACAAGAGCAAAGACCCCGCAGCCGTCAACGCTCCCGTGTTGGTCGGATTTCGCGCCGTTTATGTGTTCGACGTGAGCCAGACCGAAGGCGCACCGCTTCCCGAGTTCACCGAGCGCACCAAGGGAGAAGTAGGGCAGTACCGCGAACGCCTTATCAACTGCACCATCGATCAGGGTATCCAGCTTGAGTTCAAGGATTCCATCGCGCCCGCGCTCGGAATGAGCTACGGCGGGAAGATTGCCATTCTTCCCGGCCAGGAACCAGCCGAGGAGTTCAGCACCCTTGTTCACGAACTCGCACACGAGATGTTGCACAAGGCAGAACGCCGCACCGCCACCACCAAGACCGTACGCGAGACAGAAGCCGAGGCAATCGCCTTTGTTGTGTCTCAGACAATCGGCCTGGACGCTGGACTCGCATCAGCCGACTACATCCAGCTTTACCACGGCAACGCCGCACTCCTCACCGAGAGCTTGGAAGTCATTCAGCGCACCGCCGCCCTGATTCTTTCCGCACTGGAAACCAAGGAAGAGGCAGAGCAGCCCGAAGCCGCACCCGCAACCGAGCAGCCCAACACCGACACCGTACTCGCGGAGGTGGCCTAG
- the glgX gene encoding glycogen debranching protein GlgX, with product MPGRPFPLGPTICKKGTNFSLFSASATMVELLLFKGVDDLGPSRTIELDAQRNRTSHYWHILVCGVAAGQLYGFRVHGPDDPAAGHRFDSQKVLLDPYGRSVAVGENYSRAAACRPGDTVATCMKSVVVDPSRFDWEDDCPLNHPFRQTVIYEMHVAGFTRNPNSGVPATKRGTFLGVVDKIPYLQTLGVTAVELLPVFQFDSQDVPNRLENYWGYDPVSFFAPHLAYCTDRDPQHCMDEFRMMVKALHKAGIEVILDVVYNHTSEGNEQGPTVCFRGFENNVYYILNQDKAQYANFTGSGNTLKANQSIVKRLILDSLAYWVTEMHVDGFRFDLASVFSRNEAGEPMINAPIIWEIDSHPALAGTKLIAEAWDEGGLYQVGSFGPDKWKEWNGQFRDDIRAFVKGDQGTVVKLRERITGSLDLYGVGDRPTGQSINFVTCHDGFTVNDLVSYDSKHNEANGEGGRDGTDTNHSWNCGAEGPSGDQTISLLRSRQIKNLLALTLLSAGTPMLLMGDEGRRTQGGNNNAYCQNNAASWFDWRLETGNRDLGRYVAHLIRLRFGTEVLGNGGRFTLEQYQTEAQYEWHGIELGKPDWKADSHSIAFTLHTASQKRLLYVAVNAFWDTLSFQLPSGGAAGPLGWRRIVDTSLASPDDIADAGRGVPVTDARYIVNSRSLIVLETSLS from the coding sequence ATGCCAGGGAGGCCTTTCCCTCTTGGTCCCACCATCTGTAAGAAGGGAACTAACTTCAGCCTCTTCTCAGCAAGTGCCACGATGGTTGAGCTTCTTCTCTTCAAAGGAGTCGATGACCTGGGGCCGTCAAGAACTATAGAACTCGACGCCCAGCGCAACCGCACTTCTCATTACTGGCATATTCTGGTCTGCGGCGTCGCAGCGGGACAGCTATACGGCTTTAGAGTTCACGGCCCGGACGACCCTGCGGCAGGTCATCGCTTTGACAGCCAGAAGGTTCTGCTGGATCCGTACGGCAGGAGCGTAGCCGTAGGCGAAAACTATAGCCGAGCCGCCGCCTGCAGACCCGGGGATACCGTCGCAACCTGCATGAAAAGCGTTGTCGTTGACCCAAGCCGGTTTGATTGGGAGGATGACTGCCCACTCAACCATCCGTTTCGGCAGACGGTTATTTATGAAATGCATGTTGCGGGCTTTACACGGAATCCGAACTCCGGAGTACCGGCCACCAAGCGTGGCACGTTCCTCGGTGTGGTGGATAAAATTCCGTACCTTCAAACGCTCGGAGTTACTGCTGTGGAGCTTCTACCCGTATTTCAATTCGATTCCCAGGATGTGCCCAACCGTCTGGAGAATTACTGGGGGTATGACCCGGTTTCGTTCTTCGCGCCACATCTGGCGTACTGCACGGACCGCGATCCGCAGCACTGCATGGACGAGTTCAGAATGATGGTGAAAGCACTTCACAAGGCAGGGATAGAGGTCATCCTCGATGTGGTGTACAACCACACCTCTGAGGGAAACGAGCAGGGCCCAACCGTCTGCTTTCGCGGCTTTGAAAACAACGTCTACTACATCCTCAACCAGGACAAAGCCCAGTACGCCAATTTCACCGGGTCTGGCAATACGTTGAAGGCGAACCAGTCCATTGTCAAACGCCTCATTCTCGACAGCCTGGCGTACTGGGTGACCGAGATGCATGTGGACGGGTTCCGATTTGATTTGGCATCTGTGTTTTCAAGGAACGAAGCCGGAGAGCCCATGATCAACGCTCCCATTATCTGGGAGATTGATTCGCACCCCGCACTCGCCGGCACAAAGCTCATTGCAGAAGCCTGGGATGAAGGAGGTCTGTATCAGGTCGGTAGTTTCGGACCTGATAAGTGGAAGGAATGGAATGGGCAGTTCAGGGATGACATACGAGCTTTTGTAAAGGGCGACCAAGGCACGGTGGTGAAGCTGAGGGAGCGAATCACGGGGAGCCTGGACCTCTACGGAGTAGGGGACCGACCGACAGGCCAAAGTATCAATTTCGTCACTTGCCATGACGGATTCACGGTCAACGACCTCGTGTCATATGACTCAAAGCACAACGAAGCCAATGGGGAGGGCGGCCGCGATGGGACGGATACCAATCACAGCTGGAACTGCGGGGCCGAGGGTCCGAGCGGAGATCAGACCATCTCACTTCTGAGATCGCGGCAGATCAAGAACCTGCTTGCTCTTACACTGCTTTCGGCAGGCACGCCTATGCTGCTGATGGGCGATGAAGGCCGTCGCACCCAAGGTGGGAACAACAACGCCTATTGCCAGAATAATGCGGCGAGCTGGTTCGATTGGAGGTTGGAAACTGGCAATCGGGATTTGGGCCGCTATGTTGCGCATCTGATCCGGTTGCGTTTTGGAACCGAGGTCTTAGGCAATGGTGGACGCTTCACCCTGGAGCAGTATCAGACCGAAGCGCAGTATGAGTGGCACGGGATCGAGCTCGGAAAGCCAGACTGGAAGGCCGATTCTCACTCAATCGCCTTCACGTTACATACGGCCTCGCAAAAGCGTCTGCTTTACGTGGCAGTTAACGCTTTCTGGGACACTCTTTCCTTCCAGTTGCCTAGCGGTGGAGCAGCCGGCCCGCTTGGCTGGCGGCGAATCGTGGACACCTCTCTCGCTTCGCCCGACGACATCGCCGATGCTGGAAGGGGAGTTCCGGTCACGGATGCCAGGTATATCGTCAACTCGCGCTCATTGATTGTTCTCGAGACCAGCCTGAGCTAA
- a CDS encoding DUF1269 domain-containing protein, with product MLKTDTVVAVYHTHEQAEKAIQELQDAGVSLKSLSIAAKDTHTEEHAVGYYNIGDRMQYWGKMGAYWGGFWGLLFGSAMFAIPGIGPLLVAGPLVAWIVGGLEGAAVVGGLSALGAALASIGIPKDSIIEFETALKTDKFLLVVHGTTEEVAIAREVLQNGGYHVAYTCHDEKVMAR from the coding sequence ATGCTGAAAACCGATACCGTCGTTGCCGTTTACCACACTCATGAACAGGCAGAGAAAGCCATACAGGAACTGCAGGATGCGGGTGTGAGTCTGAAGAGTCTCTCGATCGCAGCTAAAGATACGCACACCGAGGAGCATGCGGTCGGCTACTACAATATCGGCGATCGGATGCAGTACTGGGGCAAGATGGGTGCGTACTGGGGCGGTTTCTGGGGGTTGCTCTTCGGTTCTGCGATGTTCGCGATTCCCGGCATCGGACCGCTTCTCGTTGCCGGTCCGCTGGTGGCGTGGATCGTTGGGGGCCTGGAAGGCGCAGCCGTTGTAGGCGGATTGAGCGCGCTTGGCGCAGCGCTGGCAAGTATTGGCATTCCCAAAGACAGCATCATCGAGTTCGAGACAGCTCTGAAAACTGACAAGTTCCTCCTCGTGGTCCATGGGACAACCGAAGAGGTTGCCATTGCGCGTGAAGTCTTGCAGAACGGCGGATACCACGTCGCCTACACCTGTCATGATGAGAAGGTCATGGCCCGCTAA
- a CDS encoding ParB/RepB/Spo0J family partition protein, translating to MQNSSEFQYIAIDTIHESATNPRRTFDECKLGELAESIRTNGLIQPITVRPNPEGFEIVAGARRFRAAQLAELFSLPARIVDITDAQALEWQLVENSQRVDVHPYEEAQGFQRLLDMPGYDVATLVEKSGKSPAHVYARLSLLQLIPSIAEAFSAERITASHANLLARLPQDVQANAYEQCWRKDWQDKEPHLLPAKHLSAWIQTNLYLSLADAPFNKEDTALNPPAGACVTCPRRSGFNTSLFADVQGDQCLDAPCFQMKVNAHIDREIAAHPELIQIENGFRAPKEQRPGAVRGGTYREVDTTNQNPDAEPVAPCEAAKPAIIVYGKRVGTTLTVCTDSNCPIHDPRAAAKAAEHPAPVMPPAPPTETEEEAEARRQQHEQQQKKYAAEQERRTEEFRQRQEREQQEYEAEQARREERRTARVATFDRIIAAAPASFTAPQLRVVLRAIVNLDPYTFADDLAEDIAAKNENEQRSAEELLLATIDATADERLTVFALRLALSGHVGIPSENEFDFLTEAEAVFAPLKPQKKTSAAKAKKPTLVKPQGKTPNNKSKAAKKLIAA from the coding sequence GTGCAAAACAGCAGCGAATTCCAGTACATCGCCATCGACACGATTCACGAATCAGCCACCAACCCCCGCCGTACCTTTGATGAGTGCAAGCTGGGCGAGCTCGCCGAGAGCATCCGCACTAACGGCCTCATCCAGCCAATCACCGTTCGGCCCAACCCGGAAGGATTCGAGATTGTCGCAGGAGCCAGACGCTTTCGTGCCGCGCAGCTTGCCGAATTGTTTTCTCTCCCCGCCCGCATCGTCGATATCACCGACGCCCAGGCGCTTGAGTGGCAGCTAGTCGAGAATTCGCAGAGGGTAGACGTTCACCCTTACGAAGAAGCACAGGGCTTTCAGCGGCTTTTAGACATGCCCGGTTATGACGTGGCAACGCTGGTCGAGAAGTCAGGCAAGAGCCCCGCGCACGTCTACGCCCGTTTGTCTCTGCTGCAGCTCATTCCGTCGATTGCCGAGGCGTTCAGCGCCGAGCGCATTACGGCTTCTCACGCCAACCTACTTGCCCGCCTCCCGCAGGATGTGCAAGCCAACGCTTATGAGCAGTGCTGGCGCAAGGACTGGCAGGACAAAGAGCCGCACCTGCTACCCGCCAAGCACCTTTCCGCATGGATACAAACGAACCTCTATCTCTCTCTTGCCGACGCGCCATTCAACAAGGAAGACACCGCCTTGAACCCGCCTGCCGGAGCCTGCGTTACCTGTCCGCGCCGCAGTGGATTCAATACATCACTGTTCGCCGACGTTCAGGGCGACCAGTGCCTTGACGCGCCTTGCTTTCAAATGAAGGTAAACGCCCACATCGACCGCGAGATCGCAGCCCATCCCGAACTCATCCAGATAGAGAACGGATTCCGCGCCCCCAAAGAGCAGCGACCCGGCGCCGTGCGCGGCGGCACCTATCGCGAAGTCGACACCACCAACCAGAACCCCGACGCGGAACCCGTTGCCCCCTGCGAAGCCGCCAAACCCGCCATCATCGTTTACGGCAAGCGCGTAGGCACCACCCTCACAGTTTGCACCGATAGCAATTGCCCCATTCACGATCCTCGCGCCGCCGCCAAAGCCGCTGAACACCCCGCCCCGGTTATGCCGCCAGCACCCCCAACAGAAACCGAGGAAGAGGCAGAAGCCCGGAGGCAGCAGCACGAACAGCAACAGAAGAAGTACGCCGCCGAGCAGGAGCGCAGGACCGAGGAGTTCCGGCAGCGGCAGGAACGCGAACAGCAGGAGTACGAGGCGGAACAAGCGAGGCGCGAAGAGCGGCGCACGGCACGTGTCGCAACGTTCGACCGCATTATTGCTGCAGCCCCGGCCAGCTTCACTGCGCCTCAACTGCGGGTGGTCCTCCGCGCCATCGTCAACCTTGACCCGTACACCTTTGCTGATGATCTGGCTGAGGATATCGCCGCCAAGAATGAGAACGAGCAGCGCAGCGCGGAAGAACTTCTGCTGGCCACCATCGACGCTACCGCCGATGAAAGACTGACAGTGTTTGCACTTCGCCTTGCCCTCTCCGGTCACGTCGGCATTCCGAGCGAAAACGAATTCGACTTCCTCACAGAAGCCGAAGCGGTCTTCGCTCCGCTCAAACCCCAGAAGAAAACGAGCGCGGCGAAAGCCAAGAAACCAACGCTGGTGAAACCTCAGGGAAAGACACCCAACAACAAGAGCAAAGCAGCAAAGAAGCTGATCGCCGCCTAG
- a CDS encoding oleate hydratase, with the protein MLTNDRHASANSQFYLVGAGIASLAAAAFLIRDGGEKGHNIIILEASSMMGGSLDAAGTPQDGYSMRGGRMFESKYLCTFDLFSSIPTMDDSRTVTEETFAWNKTLKTSSKSRLVRDGKGITAPAFGLSEAHILSIERLSMEPEAMLGRTSIAEQFEADFFLTDFWFMWCTTFAFQPWHSAVEFKRYLVRFTHMVSGFNTLEGIMRTVYNQYDSLVRPLWKWLEERGVQIRYDACVTKLDLTHDSEGYSVSRILFDQAGEEKQIIVSDDAFVLVTLGSMTEGSSVGSNDRAPSLLGKIGRGSWALWESIANGQTDSGNPTNFAAHVDESKWLSFTATLSKPDLFDFIRDLTGNAPGEGGLITFPNSSWLMSVVLPHQPHFIGQPENVQVLWGYGLFVDKPGDFVKKPMAECTGREVMIELLGHLHVQSGSKHILDTCQCIPCLMPFITSQFLRRSHGDRPNVIPKRSRNLAFIGEFCEMPDDVVFTVEYSVRSAMTAVYGLLGLELKPPPVYKGAYDLKVLAEAYRALHQ; encoded by the coding sequence TTGCTTACGAACGATAGACACGCAAGTGCAAACTCCCAGTTCTACCTGGTAGGCGCCGGGATCGCCTCCCTTGCCGCCGCTGCCTTCTTGATCCGTGATGGAGGGGAAAAAGGCCACAACATCATCATTCTCGAAGCGTCCTCAATGATGGGCGGCAGCCTGGACGCGGCTGGAACGCCGCAGGATGGTTACTCCATGCGGGGCGGCAGGATGTTTGAGAGCAAGTACCTGTGTACTTTTGATCTCTTCTCTTCCATACCCACTATGGACGATAGTCGCACGGTGACAGAGGAAACGTTCGCCTGGAATAAGACCTTGAAAACGTCTTCCAAGTCGCGGCTTGTTAGGGATGGCAAAGGGATCACAGCTCCTGCCTTTGGACTGAGCGAAGCGCATATTCTTTCAATCGAGCGCCTCAGTATGGAGCCCGAGGCGATGCTGGGCAGAACAAGCATCGCTGAGCAGTTCGAGGCAGACTTCTTCCTCACCGACTTCTGGTTCATGTGGTGCACGACCTTCGCTTTCCAGCCTTGGCATAGCGCCGTCGAGTTCAAGCGCTATCTCGTTCGGTTCACGCACATGGTGTCTGGCTTCAACACGCTTGAAGGCATTATGCGCACGGTCTACAACCAGTACGATTCGCTGGTTAGACCCTTATGGAAATGGCTTGAAGAACGCGGCGTACAGATTCGATATGACGCCTGCGTAACTAAGCTCGACCTGACGCATGACTCTGAAGGATATAGCGTAAGCCGCATCCTGTTTGATCAAGCAGGCGAAGAGAAGCAGATCATCGTCTCCGATGACGCGTTTGTTCTGGTGACGCTCGGGTCAATGACCGAAGGATCTTCGGTGGGGTCGAACGATCGGGCACCTTCGCTCCTCGGCAAAATTGGCCGCGGGTCGTGGGCTCTGTGGGAGTCGATAGCAAACGGCCAGACTGACTCCGGCAACCCAACAAACTTTGCCGCGCATGTGGATGAGTCAAAATGGCTGTCCTTCACGGCCACCCTGAGCAAACCTGACCTTTTCGACTTCATACGCGATCTAACGGGAAATGCGCCAGGCGAGGGCGGACTTATCACGTTTCCAAATTCAAGCTGGCTAATGTCCGTCGTTCTGCCGCATCAACCGCACTTCATCGGTCAGCCCGAAAACGTGCAGGTGCTCTGGGGCTACGGCCTCTTCGTAGACAAGCCCGGCGACTTCGTTAAGAAGCCGATGGCGGAGTGCACCGGCCGGGAAGTTATGATCGAGTTGCTAGGCCATCTCCATGTGCAATCAGGATCGAAGCACATCCTCGATACCTGCCAGTGTATTCCATGCCTAATGCCGTTCATCACAAGTCAATTCTTGCGGCGAAGCCACGGCGACCGGCCCAACGTGATTCCTAAACGATCCAGGAATCTGGCATTTATAGGCGAATTTTGCGAGATGCCGGACGATGTCGTCTTCACGGTGGAATATTCGGTTCGTTCAGCTATGACCGCCGTCTACGGTCTGCTGGGTTTGGAGCTCAAACCGCCTCCAGTCTACAAAGGAGCCTACGACCTCAAGGTCCTGGCCGAAGCCTACCGCGCTCTGCATCAGTAA
- a CDS encoding DUF6908 domain-containing protein — protein sequence MQTILDILKKAGGWHPGLYLKIDNAPFMELVIEALDESGPMGLPALSVAHYGTQNGDAMRDPEMYFELGIGGGSHLNPFYWRNDYAGVEQWSRNIVGTNYVQLVELHQEHKRFAELWDRNLRQQGFAEAYEQHRKNRH from the coding sequence GTGCAAACCATTCTCGACATCCTCAAGAAGGCCGGCGGGTGGCACCCTGGCCTCTACCTCAAGATCGACAACGCGCCATTTATGGAGCTTGTCATTGAAGCCCTAGACGAGTCAGGTCCCATGGGTTTGCCCGCCCTTTCAGTCGCCCACTACGGCACACAGAACGGCGATGCGATGCGCGACCCCGAGATGTATTTCGAGCTTGGCATCGGTGGAGGGTCGCACCTGAACCCCTTCTACTGGCGAAACGACTATGCCGGGGTAGAGCAGTGGAGCCGCAATATCGTCGGCACCAACTATGTGCAACTTGTGGAACTGCACCAGGAACACAAACGCTTCGCCGAGTTGTGGGACAGGAACCTGCGTCAGCAGGGCTTCGCCGAAGCCTACGAGCAGCACCGCAAGAACCGCCACTAA
- a CDS encoding RepB family DNA primase has translation MDKTEQAIRRTLAAIDAPLYDIGILSERGMFPRMDALAASQVLCRIPYLKFRNVQGAHIFFRPSGEHRFTVLDDLDRPTVIRLSADGFAPCSLVETSPGNFQVWLKHAQVLSKAHGSLAARTLAARYGADPSAADWRRFGRLPGLTNRKPVHRKPDGQFPFVRLTAYSGSVYVKAEAFTSEISSLYREQEQQRNALRQSFRPSYHLSSSLSLSRFRNAPRYAGRPAAADMAFAIAACAHGWPESGIAAALTSDYLSRNVSQSRRNAYIRRTLAKAILWAAR, from the coding sequence GTGGATAAGACAGAACAAGCCATTCGCAGGACCCTTGCCGCCATCGATGCGCCTCTGTATGACATCGGCATCCTGAGTGAACGCGGCATGTTTCCCCGCATGGATGCCCTCGCGGCCTCTCAGGTACTCTGCCGCATACCTTATCTCAAGTTCCGAAACGTGCAAGGAGCGCATATATTCTTCCGGCCCAGCGGAGAACACCGCTTCACCGTACTGGACGATCTCGACCGGCCCACCGTCATCCGGCTCTCCGCAGATGGTTTCGCGCCTTGCAGCTTGGTCGAGACCAGTCCCGGAAATTTTCAGGTATGGCTCAAACACGCTCAAGTCCTCTCAAAAGCTCATGGCAGCTTGGCAGCCCGAACCCTCGCCGCTCGCTATGGGGCCGATCCTAGCGCGGCTGATTGGAGAAGATTCGGACGGCTTCCCGGCCTAACAAACCGCAAGCCAGTTCACCGCAAGCCAGACGGACAATTCCCATTCGTCCGGCTTACCGCTTATTCCGGAAGCGTCTACGTCAAGGCTGAGGCCTTCACATCCGAAATCTCATCTCTCTATAGAGAGCAGGAACAGCAACGGAATGCCTTGAGGCAGAGCTTCCGGCCGTCATACCACCTGAGTTCCAGCCTCAGTCTCAGCCGATTCCGGAATGCGCCTAGATATGCAGGGCGTCCCGCAGCGGCAGATATGGCCTTCGCCATAGCCGCCTGTGCCCACGGGTGGCCTGAAAGCGGTATCGCCGCCGCTCTCACTAGCGACTACCTCTCCCGCAACGTCAGTCAGTCGCGGCGCAATGCTTACATCCGCAGAACTCTCGCAAAAGCAATCCTTTGGGCGGCTCGCTGA